The Streptomyces sp. SS1-1 genome has a segment encoding these proteins:
- a CDS encoding GNAT family N-acetyltransferase: MSDRPASAAAPVHEQTVDGFGTVTVRPLDPHADAATVHAWASEERAVFWGMNGLTREQIAGIYAHMATLDTHHAFLVARDGDPVALLQTYEPDADRVGECYDVRPGDIGLHLLLVPAAPGGRRPGWTSALLTVVTAYAFRTLGRSRVVVDPDVRNEKAVARFLREGFTAGPAVVLPEIDLPDVYLPRKEAQLAFLTREVACGG; encoded by the coding sequence ATGTCTGACCGGCCCGCGTCCGCCGCCGCCCCCGTCCACGAGCAGACCGTCGACGGCTTCGGCACCGTCACCGTCCGCCCCCTCGACCCGCACGCCGACGCCGCGACCGTGCACGCCTGGGCGAGCGAGGAACGGGCCGTGTTCTGGGGCATGAACGGCCTGACGCGGGAACAGATCGCCGGCATCTACGCCCATATGGCCACCCTCGACACCCACCACGCCTTCCTCGTCGCACGCGACGGCGACCCGGTCGCCCTGCTCCAGACGTACGAACCCGACGCCGACCGGGTCGGCGAGTGCTACGACGTACGGCCCGGCGACATCGGCCTGCACCTGCTGCTCGTCCCCGCCGCCCCGGGCGGCCGGCGGCCCGGCTGGACGTCCGCGCTGCTCACCGTCGTCACGGCCTACGCCTTCCGCACCCTGGGCCGCTCACGGGTGGTCGTCGACCCCGACGTGCGCAACGAGAAGGCCGTGGCCCGCTTCCTCCGGGAGGGCTTCACCGCCGGACCGGCCGTCGTACTGCCCGAGATCGACCTGCCGGACGTGTACCTCCCGCGCAAGGAAGCCCAACTCGCCTTCCTGACACGGGAGGTAGCTTGTGGAGGATGA
- a CDS encoding cupin domain-containing protein — MTPEELVAHYRLEPIPREGGLFRRTWAGPERPDGRPQGTAIVVLLTADDYSALHRLPSDEVWHFYLGDPLEMLLLAPDGTSRTAVLGPGITRGQHLQLTVPAGTWMGARVAAGGSWAFFGCTMTPGFTYEDYEHGDLADLTARYPHEAARIAELCRP, encoded by the coding sequence ATGACGCCCGAGGAACTCGTCGCGCACTACCGCCTGGAGCCGATCCCGCGTGAGGGCGGGCTGTTCCGCCGTACCTGGGCCGGACCCGAACGGCCCGACGGACGGCCGCAGGGCACCGCGATCGTCGTCCTGCTCACCGCCGACGACTACTCGGCCCTGCACCGCCTGCCGTCCGACGAGGTCTGGCACTTCTACCTCGGCGACCCCCTGGAGATGCTGCTCCTCGCCCCGGACGGCACCTCCCGCACCGCCGTCCTGGGCCCCGGCATAACGCGCGGCCAGCACCTCCAGCTCACCGTGCCCGCCGGCACCTGGATGGGGGCCCGGGTGGCGGCCGGGGGCTCCTGGGCCTTCTTCGGCTGCACGATGACCCCGGGCTTCACCTACGAGGACTACGAGCACGGCGACCTGGCGGACCTCACGGCGCGCTATCCCCACGAGGCCGCCCGGATCGCGGAACTGTGCCGTCCATGA
- a CDS encoding penicillin acylase family protein → MAGEIFRDAWGIPHLRADGVDELARVQGRVTALDRAWQLEVERHRARGTSASFLGAESLSWDVLVRRARLDDTARRCFAALERQDPETARWVRAYVDGVNEGLAEGARRAPEFERTGLAPGRWEPWTPFGIWLSVHLLFAGFPAKLWREQARRHLGPGAVGLFATDGPGTSGSNGWLVSGERTVTGRAIIAGDPHRFIEEPGVYQQIQLSCPDFDVVGLAVPGVPGIAHFGHTGSVAWAITNAMADYQDLYRERLRRTGAGVEALDPDGVWRRAPRHTETVEVAGEDPVEVEVIETARGPVIVGGPEGLPDGTAEGDREDPPLALALRHPPRVTGDLGFGALLPLLRARRVADVDRALDAWTEPVNVVQAADTEGGLLHRVAGKVPVRSTANRLHPVPAWEPGHEWRGWHETPRGGLTDGVAVMANQRGLATPLGVEFAAPHRADRIAALLAEKEHWSAADMPAIHTDTHLASATPLLDLLAGLGPLGPGAERVRRTLLAWDRRMDADSVDAALYARVRGAVVRRLAAHPAFAAPAVPPAYPDVLLPWLALLPRVAFALEHLLRAGDLYGVDRAELVRAAVEEVAEDTTATPPTWGDTHRLAPWRALPDPASREPGLSGDHDCVLCTSSVPGLTDLSARGPAARYVWDLADREESRWVVPLGASGVPGSPHHRDQLPLWLRGELVPIRTDFTTFEKETDV, encoded by the coding sequence GTGGCCGGCGAGATCTTCCGTGACGCCTGGGGCATTCCGCATCTGCGGGCGGACGGGGTGGACGAACTCGCCCGCGTCCAGGGCCGGGTCACCGCCCTCGACCGGGCCTGGCAGCTCGAGGTGGAACGGCACCGGGCGCGCGGCACGTCCGCGTCCTTCCTCGGCGCCGAGTCCCTCTCCTGGGACGTACTCGTCAGACGGGCCCGCCTCGACGACACCGCCCGACGCTGCTTCGCCGCCCTGGAGCGGCAGGACCCCGAGACCGCGCGCTGGGTACGGGCGTACGTCGACGGGGTGAACGAGGGGCTGGCCGAAGGCGCCCGCCGGGCACCGGAGTTCGAGCGGACCGGGCTCGCCCCCGGACGCTGGGAGCCCTGGACGCCGTTCGGGATCTGGCTGAGCGTCCACCTGCTGTTCGCGGGCTTCCCCGCCAAACTCTGGCGGGAGCAGGCCCGGCGGCACCTCGGACCCGGGGCGGTCGGCCTGTTCGCCACGGACGGGCCGGGCACCTCCGGGAGCAACGGCTGGCTCGTGAGCGGCGAACGGACCGTGACCGGCCGGGCGATCATCGCCGGTGACCCGCACCGCTTCATCGAGGAACCCGGCGTCTACCAGCAGATCCAGCTGTCCTGCCCGGACTTCGACGTCGTCGGCCTCGCCGTGCCCGGCGTCCCCGGCATCGCCCACTTCGGGCACACCGGCTCCGTCGCCTGGGCCATCACCAACGCCATGGCCGACTACCAGGACCTGTACCGCGAGCGGCTGCGACGGACCGGGGCCGGCGTCGAGGCGCTGGACCCGGACGGGGTGTGGCGGCGCGCCCCCCGGCACACCGAGACCGTCGAGGTCGCGGGGGAGGACCCCGTCGAGGTCGAGGTGATCGAGACCGCCCGGGGACCGGTGATCGTCGGCGGCCCGGAGGGGCTGCCCGACGGCACCGCGGAAGGCGACCGGGAGGACCCGCCCCTCGCGCTCGCCCTGCGCCACCCGCCCCGCGTCACCGGCGACCTCGGCTTCGGCGCCCTCCTGCCCCTGCTGCGGGCCCGCAGGGTCGCCGACGTCGACCGCGCCCTCGACGCGTGGACGGAACCCGTCAACGTGGTCCAGGCCGCCGACACCGAGGGCGGCCTGCTGCACCGCGTCGCCGGGAAGGTGCCCGTGCGCTCCACCGCCAACCGCCTCCACCCGGTGCCCGCCTGGGAACCCGGACACGAGTGGCGGGGCTGGCACGAGACACCCCGCGGCGGCCTCACCGACGGCGTCGCCGTCATGGCCAACCAGCGGGGCCTCGCCACGCCCCTCGGCGTGGAGTTCGCGGCCCCGCACCGCGCCGACCGCATCGCAGCCCTGCTCGCGGAGAAGGAGCACTGGTCGGCCGCCGACATGCCGGCGATCCACACGGACACCCATCTGGCCTCGGCGACCCCGCTGCTGGACCTCCTGGCCGGACTCGGCCCCCTCGGCCCCGGCGCCGAGCGCGTCCGCCGCACGCTGCTCGCCTGGGACCGCCGTATGGACGCGGACAGCGTGGACGCCGCCCTCTACGCGCGGGTGCGCGGGGCCGTCGTCCGCCGGCTCGCCGCGCACCCCGCCTTCGCCGCGCCGGCCGTCCCGCCCGCCTATCCCGACGTCCTGCTCCCCTGGCTGGCCCTGCTCCCCCGCGTCGCCTTCGCCCTCGAACACCTGCTGCGCGCCGGCGACCTGTACGGCGTCGACCGCGCCGAGCTGGTGCGGGCGGCCGTCGAGGAGGTCGCCGAGGACACCACCGCGACCCCGCCCACCTGGGGCGACACCCACCGGCTCGCCCCCTGGCGGGCGCTGCCCGACCCGGCGTCCCGGGAACCCGGTCTGTCCGGCGACCACGACTGCGTGCTGTGCACGTCCTCCGTGCCCGGACTCACCGACCTCAGCGCCCGCGGCCCCGCCGCCCGCTACGTCTGGGACCTGGCAGACCGGGAGGAGAGCCGCTGGGTCGTCCCGCTCGGGGCGTCCGGCGTCCCCGGCTCCCCCCACCACCGCGACCAGCTCCCGCTGTGGCTGCGCGGCGAACTGGTCCCGATCCGCACCGACTTCACCACGTTCGAGAAGGAGACCGATGTCTGA
- a CDS encoding copper resistance CopC family protein yields MGCADGRPGRRGPRRLLLLGPLLVLLLLGGAGPASAHAVLRDADPGDGAVLKSAPRHLTLTFSESVALLDDSFRVLDPDGRRLRVGEPENGPDGADTARVTLPAGLEQGTYTVAWRVVSADSHPVSGAFTFSVGKATVTTAAAALASGPTEDPVTKALHTIARYLAYLSVALLIGTAAFVAVCRPPHVPLHDRLLRTSWWALLAATLVLLVLRAPYESGEGPLGAFDADAAARTLTGRPGIVLLARLALLLAAGAHLLRVSRRRGRYGRPGAALAVGLAATWAAGEHASAGIQVPVAMTSSALHLLATAVWLGGLAALLAALHHGALPAEAVRRFSRVAFASVVVLVVTGVYQSWRGLGGWDALADTTYGRLLAIKLMAVVVLLAAAAVSRRWTALQTTPAVAEPSEDQAVRTKVAAAVGGPPSGPPPEPAGPEPSAGGEPDPAHRRALRRSVLTEVAVGAAVLAVTTLLTSTLPGRAESEAATAAPAVVGASVTDVPFDVGTPGGRGTAQITIDPARVGDNSIEAVVYGPDGGISSVPELRISFTHRGQDIGPLDAALTDKGGYWGNSFLNLPVAGTWEMKVTVRTSDVDQITETRTVTVH; encoded by the coding sequence GTGGGGTGTGCGGACGGACGACCGGGACGACGGGGGCCGCGACGGCTGCTCCTGCTGGGCCCGCTGCTGGTCCTGCTCCTCCTCGGCGGCGCCGGGCCCGCCTCCGCGCACGCCGTGCTGCGGGACGCCGACCCCGGGGACGGCGCCGTCCTGAAGTCGGCACCCAGACACCTCACCCTGACCTTCAGCGAGTCCGTCGCCCTGCTCGACGACTCCTTCCGCGTCCTCGACCCCGACGGCCGCCGGCTGCGCGTCGGGGAGCCGGAGAACGGCCCGGACGGCGCCGACACCGCCCGGGTGACCCTTCCCGCCGGGCTGGAGCAGGGCACCTACACGGTGGCCTGGCGGGTGGTGTCGGCCGACAGCCACCCGGTGTCCGGCGCGTTCACCTTCTCCGTCGGCAAGGCCACCGTCACCACGGCCGCCGCCGCCCTGGCCAGCGGCCCCACCGAGGACCCGGTGACCAAGGCCCTGCACACCATCGCCCGCTACCTCGCCTACCTCTCCGTCGCCCTGCTCATCGGCACCGCCGCCTTCGTCGCCGTCTGCCGCCCGCCCCACGTGCCGCTCCACGACCGGCTGCTGCGCACCTCCTGGTGGGCGCTGCTCGCGGCCACGCTCGTCCTGCTGGTGCTGCGCGCCCCGTACGAGAGCGGCGAGGGCCCGCTCGGGGCGTTCGACGCCGACGCCGCCGCCCGCACCCTCACCGGCCGCCCCGGCATCGTCCTGCTGGCCCGGCTGGCCCTCCTCCTGGCCGCCGGCGCCCACCTGCTGCGCGTGTCCCGGCGGCGCGGGCGGTACGGCCGGCCCGGCGCCGCCCTCGCCGTGGGGCTCGCGGCGACCTGGGCGGCCGGCGAGCACGCCTCCGCGGGGATCCAGGTGCCGGTGGCCATGACCTCCTCGGCGCTGCACCTGCTCGCGACGGCCGTCTGGCTGGGCGGTCTGGCGGCCCTGCTCGCCGCCCTCCACCACGGGGCCCTGCCCGCGGAGGCGGTGCGCCGGTTCTCCCGGGTGGCGTTCGCCTCCGTGGTCGTCCTGGTCGTGACCGGCGTCTACCAGTCCTGGCGCGGCCTCGGCGGCTGGGACGCGCTCGCCGACACGACGTACGGCAGGCTCCTGGCCATCAAGCTGATGGCGGTCGTCGTGCTCCTCGCGGCGGCGGCCGTGTCCCGCCGCTGGACGGCCCTGCAGACGACGCCCGCCGTGGCGGAGCCGTCCGAGGACCAGGCGGTCCGCACGAAGGTGGCGGCGGCGGTGGGCGGACCGCCGTCCGGGCCGCCGCCGGAGCCGGCCGGCCCGGAACCCTCCGCCGGGGGAGAACCCGATCCCGCTCACCGCAGGGCGCTGCGCCGCTCCGTGCTCACCGAGGTCGCCGTCGGCGCGGCCGTCCTGGCCGTCACCACCCTGCTGACCAGCACACTTCCCGGCCGGGCCGAGTCCGAGGCGGCCACCGCCGCGCCCGCGGTCGTCGGCGCCTCCGTCACCGATGTGCCGTTCGACGTCGGCACACCCGGCGGGCGCGGCACGGCGCAGATCACCATCGACCCCGCCCGCGTCGGCGACAACTCGATCGAGGCGGTCGTCTACGGCCCCGACGGCGGCATCTCCTCCGTCCCCGAACTGCGGATCTCCTTCACGCACCGGGGCCAGGACATCGGGCCGCTGGACGCCGCCCTCACCGACAAGGGCGGCTACTGGGGCAACAGCTTCCTCAACCTGCCCGTCGCCGGGACCTGGGAGATGAAGGTGACCGTGCGCACCTCGGACGTGGACCAGATCACCGAGACCCGCACGGTGACCGTCCACTAG
- a CDS encoding HhH-GPD-type base excision DNA repair protein, with protein MDVTLHLAQDPEADALLGRSPLAALVGMLLDQQVPMEWAFKGPRTIADRLGADDLDAHEIAAQDPEAFAALLSEKPAVHRYPGSMAKRIQQLCQYLVEHYDGQAELVWKGVDDGRELLRRLQELPGFGKQKAQIFLALLGKRLGVRPEGWREAAGAYGEDESFRSVADITGPESLAKVRAHKQEMKAAAKAAKASRG; from the coding sequence ATGGACGTCACCCTGCATCTCGCCCAGGACCCGGAGGCCGACGCGCTGCTCGGCCGCAGCCCGCTCGCCGCGCTGGTCGGCATGCTGCTGGACCAGCAGGTGCCGATGGAGTGGGCGTTCAAGGGGCCGCGCACGATCGCGGACCGGCTCGGCGCGGACGACCTCGACGCGCACGAGATCGCCGCCCAGGACCCCGAGGCGTTCGCGGCCCTGCTCTCCGAGAAGCCGGCCGTGCACCGCTACCCGGGCTCCATGGCCAAGCGGATCCAGCAGCTGTGCCAGTACCTGGTCGAGCACTACGACGGCCAGGCCGAGCTGGTCTGGAAGGGCGTCGACGACGGCCGCGAGCTGCTGCGCCGGCTCCAGGAGCTGCCCGGGTTCGGCAAGCAGAAGGCACAGATCTTCCTCGCCCTGCTCGGCAAGCGGCTCGGTGTGCGGCCCGAGGGCTGGCGGGAGGCCGCCGGCGCCTACGGCGAGGACGAGTCCTTCCGGTCCGTCGCCGACATCACCGGTCCGGAGTCGCTGGCCAAGGTGCGGGCGCACAAGCAGGAGATGAAGGCGGCGGCGAAGGCAGCGAAGGCGTCCCGCGGCTGA
- a CDS encoding Fpg/Nei family DNA glycosylase, translating into MPELPDVEGFRGVLRACARGRTVRRIEVRDAGVLHGVSTRRLRDALEGRRITRAERHGKWLLARTGGPTLALHFGMTGSLVCAGPDDPVAPHDRVLFTLSGDRRLSYRDQRKLRGLWLAEDDSAVARLLAGQGPDALDVDRERFEEALRGRRGAVKGVLLDQSAVAGLGNLLADEILWRARLSPARRASDLTGADRRDLYRQMRRTLRSAVPTGRVPPRPSWLTGRRDTPDPHCPRCHAQLRRTRVAGRTTVWCPGCQPATSGTATGPRR; encoded by the coding sequence ATGCCTGAACTGCCGGACGTCGAGGGATTCCGGGGCGTGCTCCGGGCCTGCGCACGGGGCCGGACCGTGCGCCGGATCGAGGTGCGCGACGCGGGCGTGCTCCACGGCGTGAGCACGCGGCGGCTGCGCGACGCGCTGGAGGGGCGGCGGATCACCCGGGCCGAGCGGCACGGCAAGTGGCTGCTCGCCCGCACCGGCGGCCCCACCCTGGCCCTGCACTTCGGCATGACCGGCTCCCTCGTGTGCGCCGGGCCGGACGACCCCGTGGCGCCGCACGACCGCGTGCTGTTCACCCTGTCCGGCGACCGCCGCCTCAGCTACCGCGATCAGCGCAAGCTGCGGGGCCTGTGGCTCGCCGAGGACGACTCCGCCGTGGCCCGCCTGCTGGCCGGGCAGGGCCCGGACGCCCTGGACGTGGACCGCGAACGGTTCGAGGAGGCCCTGCGCGGGCGCCGGGGCGCCGTGAAGGGCGTGCTGCTCGACCAGTCCGCGGTGGCCGGCCTCGGGAACCTGCTCGCCGACGAAATCCTCTGGCGGGCCCGGCTGAGCCCCGCCCGCCGGGCGAGCGATCTGACCGGCGCCGACCGCAGGGACCTCTACCGCCAGATGCGCCGCACCCTGCGCTCCGCCGTCCCCACCGGACGCGTCCCGCCGCGCCCCTCCTGGCTGACGGGCCGCCGGGACACCCCCGACCCGCACTGTCCGCGCTGCCACGCCCAGTTGCGCCGGACCCGTGTGGCCGGCCGTACGACCGTGTGGTGCCCCGGCTGCCAGCCCGCCACCTCCGGCACCGCCACCGGACCGCGCCGATGA
- a CDS encoding SDR family NAD(P)-dependent oxidoreductase, which yields MSGLLDGQVALVTGAGGGIGQGIAARFAEEGTAVALHCRTARDAADRVAGRIRDAGGRAVVLTADLTDEDACRRLVAEAAAWGGGLTALVNNAGVQPTRELAEMTAADWRAVVDTNLSGVFACTRAVVEVMRPGSGSVTHIASVEAARPAPLHAHYGASKAAVVAHARTAAQEYGPLGVRVNTVSPGLVHREGLAEAWPDGVARWRAAAPLGRLGRPRDVGDACVFLASDLASWITGHDLVVDGGVSARPGW from the coding sequence ATGAGCGGACTCCTCGACGGACAGGTCGCCCTCGTCACGGGCGCGGGCGGCGGCATCGGACAGGGCATCGCGGCCCGGTTCGCCGAGGAGGGTACGGCGGTCGCCCTGCACTGCCGCACCGCGCGGGACGCGGCCGACCGGGTCGCCGGGCGCATCCGGGACGCGGGCGGCCGGGCCGTCGTCCTGACGGCCGACCTGACCGACGAGGACGCGTGCCGGCGGCTGGTCGCCGAGGCCGCCGCGTGGGGCGGCGGTCTGACCGCGCTGGTGAACAACGCGGGCGTGCAGCCCACCCGGGAGCTGGCGGAGATGACCGCGGCCGACTGGCGGGCCGTGGTGGACACCAACCTGTCCGGCGTCTTCGCCTGCACCCGCGCCGTGGTGGAGGTCATGCGGCCCGGCAGCGGTTCGGTCACGCACATCGCCTCCGTCGAGGCGGCCCGCCCGGCCCCGCTGCACGCCCACTACGGCGCCTCGAAGGCGGCGGTGGTGGCCCACGCCCGCACGGCCGCGCAGGAGTACGGCCCGCTCGGCGTCCGCGTCAACACCGTCTCGCCCGGCCTCGTGCACCGGGAGGGGCTGGCGGAGGCGTGGCCGGACGGGGTGGCACGATGGCGGGCGGCGGCGCCCCTGGGACGGCTCGGGCGCCCGCGGGACGTGGGCGACGCCTGCGTGTTCCTGGCCTCGGACCTGGCGTCCTGGATCACCGGGCACGACCTCGTGGTGGACGGCGGGGTGTCCGCACGGCCCGGCTGGTGA